A genome region from Penicillium psychrofluorescens genome assembly, chromosome: 3 includes the following:
- a CDS encoding uncharacterized protein (ID:PFLUO_004718-T1.cds;~source:funannotate) → MVSRSIDIYDKISIGDLVVYSFYLVGGIYLCWKHGLARSAGFRFLVILSLARLIGESMRLASIHDAYNKNLYIGWMVTNSMGLGPLVLMLVGLLSRAFDSIHRNGPIILKPLYRRIVEALMAVALILLLVGGTQSKYNASGSTITIHYNSLSRVGIILMIVVTVLLLIELFLAWCNRQYIVPSEKLILPAVAVSMPLIIVRLTYSCLRILDDSTYSAWVMLGMDVIMEFIVCLIVEIAGFALDKAPEQPKQDDEEGYIRMGLEVGRR, encoded by the coding sequence ATGGTTTCGCGGAGCATCGACATATACGACAAGATCTCCATTGGCGATTTGGTCGTCTATTCCTTCTATCTCGTCGGTGGTATCTACCTCTGCTGGAAGCATGGCCTGGCCCGCAGCGCCGGCTTCCgcttcctcgtcatcctctcTTTGGCTCGTCTCATTGGTGAATCAATGCGTCTCGCCTCAATCCATGATGCCTACAATAAGAATCTTTACATAGGCTGGATGGTCACAAACAGCATGGGCCTTGGCCCCCTAGTTTTGATGCTCGTCGGCCTGCTCAGCCGTGCGTTCGACTCCATCCACCGCAACGGTCCAATCATCTTGAAGCCCTTATACCGGCGCATCGTCGAAGCTCTTATGGCAGTGGCCCTGATTCTGCTCCTCGTTGGGGGTACGCAGTCGAAATACAACGCCTCCGGTAGCACCATCACTATCCACTACAACAGCCTCAGCCGTGTCGGTATTATTCTCATGATCGTCGTCACGGTCCTCCTCCTTATAGAGCTTTTCCTGGCATGGTGCAACAGACAGTATATTGTCCCGAGCGAGAAGCTGATCCTTCCGGCTGTGGCTGTGAGCATGCCTTTAATCATTGTTCGCCTCACCTACTCTTGTCTCCGTATCCTTGACGACTCTACCTATAGTGCATGGGTCATGCTCGGAATGGACGTTATTATGGAGTTCATTGTGTGCCTCATTGTCGAGATCGCCGGCTTTGCGTTGGATAAGGCTCCTGAGCAACCAAAgcaggacgacgaggagggttACATAAGAATGGGGCTGGAGGTTGGACGCCGCTAA
- a CDS encoding uncharacterized protein (ID:PFLUO_004719-T1.cds;~source:funannotate) yields MASTGIPKTQTVALVRDLGGTVEFKTDYPVPMPGTNEVLAKVLYTGVCQSDLHTKAGTAAGPDGTPITKIKLPHVGGHEGIGEIVALGPDITHSHGLKVGGLVGIRFSSRICRRCEFCLAGTEQYCIKSTNHLHHEDGSFQQYIALDADYLTVLPNDVDPKVMGPVLCAGLTAYKAVLNTNIRPGNWLVVVGAGGGLGHLAVQYAKAQGALVIGVDTGPGKRDFVLGIGAQEFIDFATEDPIQKVHAITGLGAHAAVVTAGNAKAFAHACEMLRVGGTLSCVGIPPGNPCLETPICTIVIKGLRITGNLVGSLKECMEAVDLVRRGVVKPVIKVRPFKDLPQVYEEMEKGDIAGRIVLQVAE; encoded by the exons aTGGCTAGCACTGGCATTCCCAAAACGCAAACCGTCGCTCTTGTCCGTGACTTAGGTGGAACAGTCGAGTTCAAGACTGACTACCCCGTTCCCATGCCGGGGACAAATGAAGTCCTAGCCAAAGTGCTATATACCGGAGTTTGCCAGAGCG ACCTCCACACCAAAGCTGGCACAGCCGCCGGACCCGATGGCACGCCAATTACAAAAATCAAGCTCCCGCACGTCGGCGGCCACGAAGGAATTGGAGAAATCGTTGCGCTAGGCCCAGACATCACACACAGCCACGGACTGAAAGTTGGCGGACTAGTGGGGATCCGGTTTTCGAGCCGCATCTGTCGGCGGTGCGAGTTTTGTCTTGCCGGTACGGAGCAGTACTGCATTAAAAGTACCAATCATCTCCACCATGAGGATGGGAGCTTTCAGCAGTATATTGCGCTCGATGCGGATTATTTGACGGTTCTTCCGAATGATGTGGATCCGAAGGTTATGGGGCCGGTTCTTTGTGCGGGATTGACGGCTTATAAG GCGGTTTTGAATACCAATATTCGTCCAGGGAACtggttggttgttgtggGTGCGGGAGGTGGTCTTGGTCATTTGGCAG TTCAATACGCAAAGGCACAAGGTGCATTGGTCATCGGCGTGGACACTGGCCCCGGAAAACGAGACTTCGTCCTTGGCATAGGCGCCCAGGAATTCATCGACTTCGCAACCGAGGACCCGATTCAAAAAGTACACGCCATCACAGGATTAGGCGCACACGCCGCGGTTGTAACGGCTGGCAATGCAAAGGCTTTTGCACACGCTTGTGAGATGCTGCGGGTCGGAGGTACATTAAGCTGCGTGGGTATTCCCCCCGGAAACCCATGCCTCGAGACGCCTATCTGCACGATCGTCATCAAGGGGCTGAGAATCACGGGGAACCTTGTTGGTTCTTTGAAGGAATGCATGGAGGCAGTGGATTTAGTGCGTCGGGGTGTGGTCAAACCGGTAATCAAAGTCCGACCATTCAAGGATTTACCACAGGTTtatgaggagatggagaagggTGATATCGCTGGTAGAATTGTGCTCCAGGTTGCAGAGTGA